TTTACAGATATACAAGAGCAACCAGTGGAAGGAGTACATAGATGCCAAAAGTGAGATGAATGCTAACTGGATGAGGTGAGGAAGACCTTGCTGGAGTCTGCTGGCTGCAGCATTGTTGTTAAATTTAGTGCTTTTTTATTAAGTGTGAAACCTTACATGAACTTCATTCCCTTGTTCTCCCCCCTTATTTCTTCAGATATGTGAATTGTGCTCCTAACGATAAAGAGCATAATCTGGTGGCTTTCCAGTATCGCGGGGGCATTCTCTATCGATGCTGTCAACCCATTAAAAAAGGAGAGGAGCTGTTGGTGTGGTATGAAGAGGAGTACGCAAAAGATCTTGGTGCTACATTCGACCTTCTCTGGAGGAAAAAGTGCTCAGCTAATGGTTAGGTTCACACATTCTTCTTGtttctaattaataattacgagttttgtttttatttcatttttcgtCTGCAAGATGTGGTGTAAACCATTACAGACACGCTTAGTGTATCGTTCCTTTGTGTATAGTGATACAGATACCCTACTTACATGGAAGATGTCCTGGTTCCTTGTCCTTGAAAAAAATAgtttttctgtctcacttcAAACTTACCCACACAGGCCGAGCAATAATGTATCGGAGGCTGTTGTGGCAGATAACTGCACCAGCTCTTTACCAGAAGTGGTTGCCCTTGATTTGTTGCACTCTGTGGTTTGCCTTATTGAATTTATTTTGCCATTTGCCGCTGGATGCCCTGTCCCACAATGCCCTGGAGAATCTGattcatatatttttgtttCTCATCCTTGACATGCCACACAGAATCCATAGTTGCAGCAACAGGGTGTCTTTTGTCTAATGGCCCAACAGCATATTGCCTAACCATTCCTAGCTTCCTTTTGAAAATCCTCTACACTGAAAGCACCTCCAGTGTCTGCTTTCAGCCACAACCATGGCTGTTGGGTCCAAGCATATCCACTTGACTGTGTATTGTCCCTTCACCTGGActgattcttttattttttttgtccttCTAAACATTACAGTTAAACAACAATGTGGCCTTATGATGAACTGGACTAGCAGCATGTATCTCATCTTGTGTTAGAGTTTCTTTTCTGTTGACTTAGTATTCTGCAAGAAGATTGTAAAAGGACATATTCCATGTACACAGGGTGGATGTATTTCTAGTGGTGTCACAGTACATGACTTGTAGTAATCTGAGTGCACAGGGAAGAGcacacatttttaatttaaattaatttttctcCATCTTCCAGAAATGAACGATGAAGTAAATAAGATTCCCAGAAGCTCAATTGACCAGATAACATCCTCTGGACCTACTCATCAGACCTCTCATGGACAGATGCATAAAGTAATGTACCACTGCTTAGATTGTGGGAAAAGTTTTCCTCGGCTAAGTACTcttgaaaaacaccagcgcattcatacaggagagaagccgtatcattGTGcagagtgtggaaaaagttttaatcaaGAGAGTAATCttcaaacacaccagcgcattcatgcTGGAGAGAAGCCGTTTCACTGCTTGGAGTGTGGCAAGAGGTTTACTCACCAGAGTACTTACCAAaaacatcagcgcattcacacaggagagaagccgtatcattGTGGAGAGTGCGGAAAGAGCTTTTCACTCCAGACCACCCTTGAGTCCCACCTGCGGCtacacactggagaaaagccgTATAAGTGTCCTCAGTGTGGCTTAAGTTTTACTCAGAGGAGTAATCTCCAACGCCACGTACGCACTCACACAGGAGAAAAGccacatcagtgctcacagtgtggcaAGAGCTTTACTCAGCAGAGTCACCTTCAAAGACACCAGCGCACCCACAAAGGAGAGTAGCCACATTGATCTGGACTGTGTGTATGAAGCTTTactatttaagtacatttaggACACTAAAGATATATATATGTTTAGGGGAAAAAAGAACCTGTCCTCTCTGCCACCCCAGATTATATAGTCAGGAGAACTAGAACTGAGATGGTGGGCAAAATTCAACCTGCCAGTAAAAGAAGGTCTTGTACTTGCTTTTCGATCATGCCTCGGGCCTCGGAGGACATACCAAAGGACGTTGGTGAATACGACTGGTTTGTTCATTTCCAAAACTATTACGTTCAAAATTCACCAACTTCTTCAAAAGGGTCATAACTGTATTTTCgtaatattaaatgtatttttgcaaaatgttgttgttgttttgactTGTAAAGGCaaaatatattttgttgtaCATTTGccttaaatataaaatagtttaataaataaactgtacaacaTTAACAGTATGTTAAAACCCTTTGGGCAATccaattttttttcttccctaGTTTTTATGGTTTAGAAAAATAGTGAGTATATGTAATCTAAAATATCAAACATGGACTTTTGCAGTAAAGAAAAGTGAAATAAACTAGTCTTGAAGGAAGCCCCACTCTTTGGCACGTTTGCATTGCCTTAGCATTCAGTCAAGCAGCTTTATGAGGAAGCAAAGTGGGACATTATTGTCCATTTGTGGAACTAAAGCAGCATGATTTCTCCACAGTTTGAAATGTTGTCACATCTATGTACCCAgagccattaaaaaaaaaacaaccttttACCTTTAGAAACCATTTGCAGAGAATTTTAATGTGGGGAGTTTACCTTTAGCTTTTAACCCCACAACGACTAAAGAAAGTAAGTCATCTGAAAGAAAGTGGAGGTGGATAGTTGATCATGTTTATATTGAACTGTGTGAAAATatgcattaaacattttatgtagcaaatacattttatttcctGAAAAAAACCAGTGTCTTTTTGTCTTGACTAAAAGTTTAATCTGTGAATATGCGATGGATTTTTGCTAGGACTAATACCCCTTCACACATGCATGTTTTCCCAGACAGGCactacagtggattcagaaagtgttCAGACCCTTCAGCGTTCTGCACACTTAATTGTGATGTAGATCAATCTACACTCAATCACCCAGAAAGTGAAGAcatcaaaaactgaaatctctcaTTCACAAACGTATTCAGACCTATTCGATACTTTTTTGGCTGCAACTACAGCTGCAGTCTTATGGGATACATCTCTACAAGCTTATGAGGTGGCAACAGGGTAGCAGGGTGgtgcaaaaacatgccagtgggTTAAAAAAAGATAAGATAATTTATTGTTACAATATTgttaaaatgaaaacattttcAGTGTAAAGATATACTGAGGCCTATAGTGCATAAAATATGCCAATGCTCTGCTGACTCAAAAACAGAGTTCCAAACCTCCTCTGGTATTAACATCagcatatacagtggtgttaaaaaaaaaatagcagtacaacaccgttaacctgataaatcactgtttttagtagaaatgctgtttctacatagcaaaaaatttacttgaaagtgtagtagagtaatgaaaacaaaacaaacccaacaattaggacatgcatgccgctcattctgagtaatcgaagcattaattgaaagggggttgttcaaaataatagcagtgaggagttcaattggtgaagtcattcattctgcagaagaacgggtgtcaattttggcccttatttaaggtaggagggtggcaaatgttgcacagtttGGTCAAagtgcatttccttctgaaatactaggtacaatgggttgttccagacattgttctgatgaacagcgtactttgattaaaaagttgattgtagagggaaaaacatacagagaagtgcagcaaattataggctgctcagctaaaatgatctcagatgcattgaagtgaaaaccaaaacctgaaagacacggaaggaagcg
The Trichomycterus rosablanca isolate fTriRos1 chromosome 12, fTriRos1.hap1, whole genome shotgun sequence genome window above contains:
- the LOC134324290 gene encoding histone-lysine N-methyltransferase PRDM9-like, with product MFSAEEEMEEMNRYSVHSGESDLLNIIHVKEEETEDEDYFYCEICKSFFLNECEVHGPPLFIPDTTIPMGVSDRARQTLPPDLQVRESGIPDAGLGVFNKGDTVPVSAHFGPYQGELVEKGEAMKSSYSWVIYKSNQWKEYIDAKSEMNANWMRYVNCAPNDKEHNLVAFQYRGGILYRCCQPIKKGEELLVWYEEEYAKDLGATFDLLWRKKCSANEMNDEVNKIPRSSIDQITSSGPTHQTSHGQMHKVMYHCLDCGKSFPRLSTLEKHQRIHTGEKPYHCAECGKSFNQESNLQTHQRIHAGEKPFHCLECGKRFTHQSTYQKHQRIHTGEKPYHCGECGKSFSLQTTLESHLRLHTGEKPYKCPQCGLSFTQRSNLQRHVRTHTGEKPHQCSQCGKSFTQQSHLQRHQRTHKGE